From Chloracidobacterium sp. N, the proteins below share one genomic window:
- a CDS encoding DUF3419 family protein, translated as MATDTAQLLRAAVHQSPITSKQGLLERLFTAYFDAFVYNQIWEDPRVDLAALELTPESRILTISSGGCNVLNYLIHGPAQITAIDLNRYHLALLRLKLAAVRHLPDHETFFRMFGEANDPRNVRAYDTYLSAHLDGAARDFWEGLTMFGKRRIHFFADNLYDHARNGFYLRFLEKLAHLIGIYPDRMVHVTDPDERARVFDATIGRYFDHWLVRLLSKLPFIVFGLGIPPRQYEAMRRETPENILAMYRRRVRRFICDFPIEENYFAWQALARRYDTEHCRAIPEYLRAEHFGTLRANISRVTTEVTSLTDHLRRQPAGAYDRFVFLDAQDWMKDEEIAALWREVLRVAPAGSRIIFRTAPETSPVEQALPPELRARVRYERERSAELFTQDRCAIYGGFHLYVVNEA; from the coding sequence GTGGCAACCGATACGGCCCAACTGCTGCGCGCCGCCGTTCACCAAAGCCCCATCACCTCAAAGCAGGGCCTGCTGGAACGGCTTTTTACGGCGTACTTCGATGCGTTCGTCTATAACCAAATCTGGGAAGACCCACGGGTTGACCTGGCGGCGCTGGAACTCACGCCCGAAAGCCGCATCCTGACGATTTCTTCCGGCGGCTGTAACGTTCTCAACTACCTGATTCACGGTCCGGCACAGATAACGGCGATTGATCTGAACCGCTACCACTTGGCACTGCTGCGGTTGAAGCTGGCGGCCGTGCGCCATCTGCCTGACCACGAGACGTTCTTTCGCATGTTTGGGGAAGCCAATGACCCACGCAACGTCAGGGCGTACGACACCTATCTGAGCGCACACCTGGACGGGGCCGCGCGGGACTTCTGGGAAGGGCTGACGATGTTCGGCAAGCGGCGCATCCACTTTTTCGCCGACAACCTGTACGACCACGCCCGCAATGGCTTCTACCTGCGCTTCCTCGAAAAACTCGCCCACCTGATAGGCATTTACCCGGACCGCATGGTGCACGTCACCGACCCGGACGAACGCGCCCGCGTCTTTGATGCCACCATTGGGCGTTACTTCGACCACTGGCTGGTACGCCTGCTCTCCAAGCTGCCCTTCATCGTCTTTGGCTTGGGGATTCCACCCCGGCAGTACGAAGCCATGCGCCGTGAAACGCCGGAGAACATCCTGGCGATGTACCGCCGGCGCGTCCGGCGCTTCATCTGCGATTTTCCCATCGAGGAAAACTACTTTGCCTGGCAGGCGCTGGCGCGGCGCTACGATACCGAACACTGCCGGGCGATTCCCGAATACCTCAGAGCCGAACACTTCGGGACGCTGCGCGCCAACATTTCGCGGGTCACGACCGAGGTGACTTCGCTGACGGACCACCTGCGCCGGCAGCCGGCCGGGGCTTACGACCGGTTTGTGTTTCTCGATGCCCAGGACTGGATGAAAGACGAGGAAATTGCCGCCCTGTGGCGGGAGGTGCTGCGGGTGGCCCCGGCCGGTTCGCGGATCATCTTCCGTACGGCCCCGGAAACTTCGCCGGTGGAACAGGCGCTTCCGCCGGAGCTGCGGGCGCGCGTGCGCTACGAACGGGAACGCTCGGCTGAGTTGTTCACACAGGACCGCTGCGCCATTTACGGCGGTTTTCACCTGTACGTCGTCAACGAAGCCTGA
- a CDS encoding AAA family ATPase, with protein MSECGTPRFTRLQLRNWKNFTDCDVEIGRRLFLVGPNAAGKSNFLDAFRFLRDLAIPGGGLQEAVRRRGGVSALRCLAARRFPDVEITATLEVADHIQWTYQVAFNQKQGRLHLRKEQVRRNGEVILDRPTADDRRDPERLTQTYLEQVNVNQPFREIATFFVSVRYLHLVPQLVREPDRSVGRAHDPFGGDFLEQVAKTPAKTQKARLQRIQEALQVAVPQMQAIELWRDARGTPHLRGRYQHWRPQGAWQTEEQLSDGTLRLLGLLWAVTDGTGPLLLEEPELSLHPGIVSTLPQMLARIQRRNGRQIFLSTHSPELLRDEGIGLNEVLLLLPALEGTTVTPASSIETIRQLLEGGLSIAEAVLPHTTPRQAEQLMLFGES; from the coding sequence ATGAGCGAATGTGGAACCCCCCGGTTCACACGCCTGCAACTCCGCAACTGGAAGAATTTTACCGACTGCGACGTGGAGATTGGCCGGCGGCTCTTTCTCGTCGGGCCCAATGCTGCGGGCAAGTCCAACTTTCTGGATGCCTTCCGGTTCCTGCGCGATCTGGCCATTCCCGGCGGCGGCCTGCAGGAAGCCGTGCGCCGGCGCGGGGGAGTCAGCGCCCTCCGCTGCCTGGCGGCACGCCGCTTTCCCGATGTTGAGATAACAGCCACGCTCGAAGTGGCCGATCACATCCAGTGGACCTACCAGGTGGCTTTCAACCAGAAGCAGGGCCGCCTGCACCTGCGCAAGGAACAGGTCCGGCGCAACGGAGAGGTCATCCTCGACCGCCCCACGGCGGATGACCGGCGCGACCCCGAACGACTGACGCAAACCTACCTGGAGCAGGTCAATGTCAATCAGCCGTTCCGTGAAATTGCCACGTTTTTTGTCTCCGTACGCTACCTGCACCTCGTTCCCCAACTGGTCAGGGAACCGGACCGCTCGGTGGGACGCGCCCATGATCCTTTCGGCGGTGACTTTCTGGAGCAGGTGGCCAAAACGCCTGCCAAGACGCAGAAAGCCCGGCTGCAACGCATCCAGGAGGCGCTGCAGGTGGCCGTGCCCCAGATGCAGGCCATTGAACTCTGGCGCGATGCACGGGGCACACCGCACCTGCGCGGGCGCTACCAGCACTGGCGTCCACAGGGGGCATGGCAGACCGAGGAACAGTTGTCGGATGGCACCCTGCGGCTGCTGGGACTGCTGTGGGCTGTGACAGACGGCACGGGGCCGCTCCTTTTGGAGGAGCCGGAACTTTCCCTGCATCCGGGCATCGTCAGCACCCTGCCGCAGATGCTGGCCCGCATCCAGCGCCGGAACGGACGGCAGATTTTCCTGAGTACCCATTCACCCGAACTGCTCCGCGATGAAGGTATTGGCCTGAATGAAGTCCTGTTGCTGCTTCCGGCTCTGGAAGGCACAACCGTCACACCGGCCAGCTCCATCGAAACCATCCGCCAGCTCCTGGAAGGTGGGCTCTCCATCGCCGAGGCCGTCCTGCCCCACACCACACCCAGGCAGGCCGAGCAACTCATGCTCTTCGGAGAGAGCTAG
- a CDS encoding protein-disulfide reductase DsbD, translating into MMQHRWKHGRLWLAAVALGLFSIGWPGGLWTSPAVAAPVEQPHVKAELIAETTAIRPGVPFWVAIRFELEEHWHTYWRNPGDSGQPTSIKWKLPPGFKADDIQWPIPKRIEVSGLVGYGYEKEVLHLIRITPPDKLPVGKPVTLAGKVRWLVCKEECIPGDAELTLTLPVTNDVPQPSPWTEAFSRARAQLPLATSEWKLRAAQDGDHLVLLLTPPTGAEPLTEVTFFPFEELVIEGAEPQRLLRVKGGYALRLVRSKVAEKTPTQLAGVVVTPTGWRGAGTEPGLTVEAPIEPLTALGDLLTPVAGTRSDRSSSGGQPLGWLALLVTLGGAFLGGLILNLMPCVLPVLSIKVLGFVEQAKAGRGEAWQHGLVFTAGVVLSFWALAGILLALRAGGQQLGWGFQLQEPAFVAFLVAVLFVFGLVLFGVFEVGLTLTTVGGAAMNRSGLAGSFFTGVLATVVATPCTAPFMGSALGVALAQPTAVALLIFTALALGMSAPYLILAAAPQLLRFVPRPGAWMESFKQFMGFLLMGSVVWLLWVLGLEVGVDGLALMLGMLVLIGLGGWIWGRWGSLTRTPAVRRIAMATALLIIVGSTVFGVRTIHQLPSAASAATGSRETKSGGIRWEPFSPARVEELRRAGKPVFVDFTAAWCLSCKANEKVALETEAVRQEIERRGIVMVKADWTNRDEEITRTLAEFGRSGVPLYVFYPANGREPKVLPEVITPGLILETFREDS; encoded by the coding sequence ATGATGCAACACAGGTGGAAACACGGCCGGCTGTGGTTGGCGGCCGTTGCTCTGGGACTCTTCTCGATTGGTTGGCCGGGTGGGTTGTGGACCAGCCCGGCGGTGGCGGCGCCCGTGGAACAACCGCACGTCAAAGCCGAACTGATTGCCGAAACGACGGCCATCCGGCCCGGCGTGCCGTTCTGGGTGGCCATCCGCTTTGAGCTGGAAGAACACTGGCACACGTACTGGCGCAACCCCGGCGATTCCGGGCAACCCACGTCCATCAAGTGGAAACTGCCGCCCGGTTTCAAAGCCGACGACATTCAGTGGCCGATTCCCAAACGTATCGAGGTCAGCGGCCTGGTTGGCTATGGCTATGAAAAGGAAGTCCTGCACCTGATCCGCATCACGCCGCCAGACAAGCTCCCGGTCGGCAAGCCGGTGACGCTGGCAGGCAAGGTGCGCTGGCTCGTATGCAAGGAAGAATGTATCCCCGGCGACGCCGAGTTGACGCTGACGTTGCCGGTGACGAATGACGTTCCCCAGCCTTCGCCGTGGACGGAGGCATTTTCCCGCGCCCGTGCGCAGTTGCCGCTGGCGACTTCGGAATGGAAGCTGCGCGCGGCACAGGACGGCGACCATCTGGTGCTGTTGCTGACGCCGCCGACGGGGGCCGAACCGCTGACGGAGGTGACGTTCTTTCCCTTCGAGGAACTCGTCATCGAAGGCGCTGAACCGCAGCGCCTGCTGCGCGTCAAAGGTGGGTACGCCCTGCGCCTGGTGCGCTCAAAAGTCGCTGAAAAGACGCCAACCCAACTGGCCGGGGTGGTTGTCACACCCACCGGGTGGCGCGGGGCCGGAACGGAACCGGGGTTGACGGTGGAAGCGCCGATTGAACCGCTGACGGCGCTGGGCGATCTGCTGACACCAGTCGCCGGCACCCGGTCTGACCGGTCATCGTCGGGCGGTCAACCGCTGGGCTGGCTGGCGCTGCTCGTCACGCTGGGCGGCGCGTTTCTCGGCGGGCTGATTCTGAACCTGATGCCATGTGTGCTGCCGGTGCTTTCGATCAAGGTGCTGGGTTTTGTCGAGCAGGCAAAGGCCGGGCGGGGCGAGGCCTGGCAGCACGGGCTGGTGTTTACGGCCGGCGTCGTGCTGTCGTTCTGGGCGCTGGCCGGCATCCTGCTTGCGCTGCGGGCCGGCGGACAGCAGCTTGGCTGGGGCTTTCAGTTGCAGGAACCGGCCTTTGTCGCCTTTCTCGTGGCCGTGCTGTTTGTTTTCGGGCTGGTGCTGTTTGGCGTCTTTGAAGTGGGACTGACGCTGACCACGGTTGGCGGTGCGGCCATGAACCGGAGCGGGCTGGCCGGCTCGTTTTTCACAGGCGTACTGGCCACGGTGGTTGCCACGCCGTGCACGGCCCCGTTCATGGGGTCGGCGCTGGGGGTGGCGCTGGCGCAACCGACGGCCGTGGCGCTGCTCATCTTCACGGCGCTGGCGCTGGGGATGTCCGCGCCGTACCTCATTCTGGCCGCCGCGCCGCAGCTTCTCCGCTTTGTCCCCCGACCGGGCGCGTGGATGGAGAGTTTCAAGCAGTTCATGGGCTTTCTGCTCATGGGGTCGGTCGTCTGGCTGCTGTGGGTGCTGGGGCTGGAAGTTGGCGTGGACGGGCTGGCACTGATGCTCGGCATGCTCGTCCTCATCGGGCTGGGCGGCTGGATTTGGGGACGCTGGGGCAGCCTGACACGGACGCCGGCCGTCCGGCGCATCGCCATGGCCACGGCTCTGTTGATCATCGTGGGCAGCACGGTCTTCGGAGTGCGGACGATTCACCAGCTTCCGTCAGCCGCCAGTGCGGCGACCGGTTCCAGGGAAACGAAGTCCGGCGGCATCCGGTGGGAGCCGTTCTCACCGGCCCGGGTCGAAGAACTGCGCCGGGCCGGCAAGCCGGTCTTTGTGGATTTCACGGCTGCCTGGTGCCTGAGCTGCAAGGCCAATGAAAAGGTGGCGCTGGAGACCGAAGCCGTGCGGCAGGAAATCGAGCGGCGCGGTATCGTCATGGTCAAGGCCGACTGGACAAACCGCGACGAAGAAATCACCCGCACCCTGGCCGAGTTTGGACGGAGCGGCGTACCGCTCTACGTGTTTTATCCGGCCAACGGCAGGGAGCCGAAAGTGCTGCCGGAGGTCATCACGCCGGGACTCATCCTGGAAACCTTCCGGGAAGATTCCTGA
- the acs gene encoding acetate--CoA ligase, protein MTESYAIESHQHETRQFPPPPDFAWQANVTPELAAQLYAEAEADFEAFWAKQAAALDWMTPWTQVLEWNPPHAKWFIGGKLNISANCLDRHLKTWRRTKAAIVWEGEPGDTRTLTYWELHREVCRFANVLKKFGVRAGDRVAIYMPMTPEIAIAMLACARIGATHSVVFGGFSAEALRDRINDAGCRLVVTADGCWRRGTEVRLKPAVDVALDQTPTVETCIVLRRTGSKVDMQPGRDHWWHEMLETVGDDCPPEALDAEHPLFILYTSGTTGKPKGILHTTGGYLTQVAATARWVLDLKDDDVYWCTADVGWVTGHSYVVYGPLANGATVMMYEGAPNHPEPDRFWRIVDRHGVTILYTAPTAIRAFIRWGEQWVLKHRLDSLRLLGTVGEPINPEAWMWYRQVVGKGRCPIVDTWWQTETGGMMIAPLPGATTTTPGTATRPLPGISADIRTKDGQSVGVNEGGYLVLTRPWPAMLRTIWGDDERYRRQYWSEIEGVYFAGDGARRDEHGNYWIMGRVDDVINVSGHRLGTAEIESALVSHEAVAEAAVVGRPDELKGSAIVAFVTLQGGRAGDDALRAALREHVAKEIGALAKPDDIRFTDALPKTRSGKIMRRLLREIAASGNVVGDVTTLEDFSVLEKLRTDED, encoded by the coding sequence ATGACTGAATCCTATGCCATCGAGTCTCACCAGCATGAAACCAGACAGTTTCCACCGCCGCCGGACTTTGCCTGGCAGGCCAACGTCACGCCGGAACTCGCCGCCCAGCTCTATGCCGAAGCCGAAGCTGACTTCGAGGCTTTCTGGGCCAAACAGGCAGCGGCTCTCGACTGGATGACGCCCTGGACGCAGGTTCTGGAGTGGAACCCACCCCACGCCAAATGGTTCATCGGCGGCAAACTCAACATTTCTGCCAACTGCCTTGACCGTCACCTGAAAACCTGGCGGCGCACGAAAGCGGCCATCGTGTGGGAAGGCGAGCCAGGCGACACCCGGACGCTGACGTACTGGGAATTGCACCGCGAAGTCTGCCGGTTTGCCAATGTTCTGAAGAAGTTTGGCGTCCGGGCCGGCGACCGCGTGGCCATTTACATGCCGATGACGCCGGAAATCGCCATCGCCATGCTGGCCTGCGCCCGCATCGGGGCGACACACTCCGTCGTCTTCGGCGGTTTCTCGGCCGAAGCCCTGCGCGACCGCATCAACGACGCCGGATGCAGGCTTGTCGTCACGGCCGACGGCTGCTGGCGACGCGGAACGGAAGTCCGCCTCAAACCGGCCGTGGATGTGGCCCTTGACCAGACGCCGACGGTCGAAACCTGTATTGTGCTGCGGCGGACCGGCTCGAAGGTGGACATGCAGCCCGGACGCGATCACTGGTGGCACGAAATGCTCGAAACGGTGGGCGACGACTGCCCGCCGGAAGCCCTCGACGCCGAACACCCGCTGTTCATCCTCTACACCAGCGGCACGACCGGTAAACCCAAGGGCATCCTGCACACGACGGGCGGCTACCTGACCCAGGTGGCGGCCACGGCCCGGTGGGTGCTCGACCTCAAGGACGATGACGTGTACTGGTGCACGGCCGATGTCGGTTGGGTGACGGGCCACAGCTACGTCGTCTATGGGCCGCTGGCCAACGGGGCCACGGTGATGATGTACGAAGGCGCGCCCAACCATCCTGAGCCGGACCGCTTCTGGCGCATCGTGGACCGCCACGGCGTGACGATTCTTTACACCGCCCCGACTGCCATCCGGGCGTTTATCCGCTGGGGTGAGCAGTGGGTGCTGAAACATCGTCTCGACAGCCTGCGCCTGCTCGGTACGGTTGGCGAACCCATCAACCCCGAAGCCTGGATGTGGTATCGCCAGGTGGTGGGGAAAGGACGTTGCCCCATCGTGGACACCTGGTGGCAAACCGAAACCGGCGGCATGATGATTGCGCCCCTGCCGGGGGCCACGACGACGACGCCCGGCACGGCCACCCGTCCGCTGCCGGGCATCAGCGCCGACATTCGTACGAAGGACGGGCAGTCCGTCGGAGTCAACGAGGGCGGGTATCTCGTGCTGACGCGGCCCTGGCCGGCAATGCTGCGTACCATCTGGGGCGACGACGAACGCTACCGCCGGCAGTACTGGAGCGAGATTGAAGGCGTCTATTTTGCCGGCGACGGCGCACGGCGCGATGAACATGGCAACTACTGGATCATGGGGCGGGTGGATGATGTCATCAACGTCAGCGGCCACCGGCTGGGCACGGCTGAAATCGAAAGTGCATTGGTGTCGCACGAAGCCGTGGCCGAGGCGGCGGTCGTCGGCCGGCCTGATGAACTCAAAGGCTCAGCGATTGTGGCGTTTGTCACGCTTCAGGGCGGCCGGGCCGGGGATGATGCCCTCCGGGCTGCCCTGCGCGAGCATGTGGCGAAGGAAATCGGCGCGCTGGCCAAGCCGGACGACATCCGCTTTACCGATGCACTGCCCAAGACGCGCTCCGGTAAAATCATGCGCCGCCTGCTGCGCGAAATCGCCGCCAGCGGCAATGTCGTCGGGGATGTCACCACGCTGGAGGATTTTTCGGTACTCGAAAAGCTCCGCACTGATGAGGATTGA
- a CDS encoding alpha/beta hydrolase translates to MAGLKTTSTETNPQASFARRYLFAARLLRVFLVLFTLGLLGYIGAGIYFYTRQHAMVFRAVARGERARRQVMPPLGAGYVTFPAARGETITALFGPALDEHGDRVLPDTARRPTLLFFYGVGEYLNYPFLRSQIEVFRRAGFNVLVPEYIGLGLSSGEPSEQGLYDTALAAFEYLKQRPDIDPQRIFIVGHSLGGAPAVDLAARVQPAGLITLATFTSLPDIAALRYPMFPCHYLTRIRCPNVEKIRQVRAPILILHAENDTTVPLWMAEALTKAAFEGGNQQVVQITIPSGNHDTTFALPHGEAVRAMQAFAGIAPAHPETAHPETARPETPQPAQAAGGVGSTPSAAVRSIAVGTTTAATMNRQ, encoded by the coding sequence ATGGCAGGACTGAAAACAACATCCACAGAGACCAATCCACAGGCTTCCTTTGCCCGGCGCTATCTCTTCGCAGCGCGCCTGCTGCGGGTCTTTCTGGTGCTGTTCACGCTGGGACTGCTGGGCTACATCGGCGCAGGCATTTACTTCTACACCCGCCAGCACGCCATGGTGTTCCGCGCCGTCGCCCGTGGGGAACGGGCCCGGCGGCAGGTGATGCCGCCGCTGGGCGCAGGCTATGTCACGTTTCCGGCGGCGCGGGGTGAAACGATTACGGCGCTGTTCGGCCCGGCGCTCGACGAACACGGCGACCGGGTGCTTCCCGATACGGCCCGCCGCCCGACCCTGCTGTTCTTCTACGGCGTCGGCGAATACCTCAACTATCCGTTTCTCCGTTCCCAGATTGAAGTCTTCCGCCGGGCCGGGTTCAACGTCCTGGTGCCGGAATACATCGGGTTGGGACTCAGCAGCGGGGAGCCAAGCGAACAGGGCCTGTATGACACGGCACTGGCCGCCTTTGAATATCTCAAACAGCGGCCGGACATTGATCCGCAGCGGATTTTCATTGTCGGGCACTCGCTGGGCGGTGCGCCGGCCGTGGATTTGGCGGCGCGGGTGCAGCCGGCCGGACTCATCACGCTGGCCACCTTCACGTCACTGCCTGATATTGCCGCCCTGCGCTACCCGATGTTTCCCTGCCACTACCTGACGCGCATCCGCTGCCCGAACGTCGAAAAAATCCGGCAGGTGCGCGCGCCGATTCTCATCCTGCATGCTGAAAACGACACCACCGTGCCGCTCTGGATGGCCGAGGCGCTGACCAAGGCGGCCTTTGAAGGCGGCAATCAGCAGGTGGTGCAGATCACCATCCCCAGCGGGAATCACGACACGACCTTTGCCCTGCCCCATGGGGAGGCTGTCCGCGCCATGCAGGCGTTTGCCGGGATTGCGCCAGCGCACCCGGAGACAGCGCACCCGGAGACAGCGCGCCCGGAGACGCCGCAACCGGCTCAGGCCGCCGGTGGTGTCGGGTCCACACCTTCCGCCGCCGTCCGCAGCATCGCCGTCGGGACGACCACCGCGGCCACAATGAACAGGCAGTAG
- a CDS encoding peptide MFS transporter — MSAAIAETPEGVMSGKQFFGHPIGLMTLFFTELWERFSYYGMRALLVLYMTASHENGGLGYSNAQAALVYGTYTSAVYLLAMPGGWAADRLLGLKYAVFIGGIIIAAGHFTMAFESEVAFYTGLVLIVLGTGLLKPNISAIVGRLYRPEDQRRDAGFSIFYMGINIGAFLAPLACGFLAQSDTWKRTIAGWGFQPSSSWHWGFAAAGIGMTLGLVQYLVGFKYLEGVGERPVREDGNATPVWQGLASYLAVAFALFAVVAGLQQLHGLVVGRLGNAAGYAYIALVFAGIIALVWFSFLRTLAEDELKRMLAIVYFFLASIVFWALFEQAGSSLNLYADRLTDCRIFGFAFPSSYFQSLNAMLIIFLAPVFAWLWVQWGDRQPSSPAKFSVGILLVGVGFVVAAVGVAFLNGGKLSPWWLVAVYLIHTLGELCLSPVGLSTMTKLAPERLSGLVMGIWFLGPTFGNYIGGLIAGHFDETRPESVGSLFYQVAATGIVVSVVAFVLTPFIRRLMGNVR, encoded by the coding sequence ATGTCGGCTGCCATTGCAGAGACGCCGGAAGGCGTCATGTCAGGGAAGCAGTTTTTCGGCCATCCCATTGGCCTGATGACCCTGTTTTTCACGGAACTGTGGGAGCGTTTCAGCTACTACGGCATGCGGGCGCTCCTCGTTTTGTACATGACGGCCAGCCACGAAAACGGCGGGCTGGGCTATTCCAACGCGCAGGCGGCGCTGGTCTATGGGACGTACACCTCCGCCGTCTATCTGCTGGCCATGCCCGGCGGCTGGGCGGCTGACCGGCTGCTGGGTCTGAAATATGCCGTCTTCATTGGCGGCATCATCATTGCCGCCGGTCACTTCACCATGGCCTTTGAGTCGGAAGTGGCTTTTTACACCGGTCTCGTGCTGATTGTGCTCGGCACGGGTCTTCTGAAGCCCAACATCAGCGCCATTGTCGGGCGGCTCTACCGGCCGGAAGACCAGCGCCGGGATGCCGGTTTCTCGATTTTTTACATGGGCATCAACATCGGAGCCTTTCTCGCCCCGCTGGCCTGCGGCTTTCTGGCCCAATCCGACACGTGGAAACGCACCATTGCCGGCTGGGGCTTTCAACCAAGTTCAAGCTGGCACTGGGGCTTTGCCGCCGCCGGCATCGGGATGACGCTGGGACTGGTGCAGTACCTTGTCGGGTTCAAGTATCTGGAGGGCGTCGGCGAACGTCCGGTGCGCGAAGATGGCAACGCGACGCCGGTCTGGCAGGGGCTGGCCTCCTACCTGGCCGTGGCATTCGCGCTGTTTGCCGTCGTCGCGGGCCTTCAGCAGCTCCACGGGCTGGTTGTGGGCCGTCTGGGCAATGCGGCCGGCTATGCCTACATTGCCCTGGTCTTTGCCGGCATCATTGCCCTGGTCTGGTTTTCCTTCCTCCGTACCCTGGCGGAAGACGAACTCAAACGGATGCTGGCCATTGTGTATTTCTTCCTGGCCTCGATTGTGTTCTGGGCGCTTTTCGAGCAGGCCGGATCGAGCCTCAACCTCTATGCCGACCGGCTGACGGACTGCCGCATCTTCGGTTTTGCATTTCCTTCGAGCTACTTTCAGTCACTCAACGCCATGCTCATCATCTTTCTGGCCCCGGTCTTTGCCTGGCTCTGGGTGCAGTGGGGCGACCGGCAGCCGTCCAGCCCGGCCAAGTTTTCCGTCGGCATCCTGTTGGTTGGCGTCGGCTTCGTTGTGGCGGCCGTGGGCGTGGCCTTTCTCAACGGCGGCAAGCTGAGTCCGTGGTGGCTGGTGGCCGTCTATCTCATCCACACGCTGGGCGAACTGTGCCTGAGTCCGGTGGGTCTGAGTACGATGACCAAGCTGGCCCCGGAACGGCTGAGCGGGCTGGTGATGGGGATATGGTTTCTGGGGCCGACCTTCGGCAACTACATCGGCGGTCTCATTGCCGGTCACTTCGACGAAACCCGCCCGGAAAGCGTCGGCTCGCTGTTTTACCAGGTGGCGGCGACCGGGATCGTGGTTTCCGTGGTGGCGTTTGTCCTCACACCGTTCATCCGCCGGCTCATGGGTAACGTGCGCTAG
- the sctN gene encoding type III secretion system ATPase SctN → METLALPKLDLSPYVRALDWLPSVEVRGRVTELVGLLVRASVPGARVEELCLIRSPHRAHDLKAEVVGFRGSEIILMPLGELQDVAMGAEVISTGGSLKVRVGDSLLGRVLDGLGEPMDGKGPIPNAVEVSVTARPPDPMKRQRVTRRFMTGVRAIDATLTVGEGQRVGVFAAAGVGKSTLLGMLARNTEAEVNVIALIGERGREVRDFLEHDLGPEGLKRSVIVVATSNEPSLVRLKAAHVATAIAEYFRDQGKKVLLMMDSVTRFARALREVGLATGEPPARAGFPPSVFSELPKLLERTGNSQRGSITAFYTVLVEGDDMTEPIADETRSILDGHIILSRALAAAGHYPAIDVRHSVSRVMTAVADKDHIAKAMKLRDILDAYESQKDLILIGAYKSGKDKRTDYAISKIDAVNQFLRQPTSEKADFQDTLNRLTKLVS, encoded by the coding sequence ATGGAGACCCTGGCGTTACCGAAACTCGACCTGTCACCCTACGTCCGGGCGCTTGACTGGCTGCCGTCGGTGGAAGTCCGGGGGCGCGTGACGGAACTGGTCGGCCTGCTGGTACGGGCATCCGTGCCGGGCGCCCGCGTGGAAGAGCTGTGCCTGATTCGGTCGCCGCACCGGGCGCATGACCTCAAGGCCGAGGTCGTCGGGTTCCGGGGATCGGAAATCATCCTCATGCCCTTGGGCGAGTTGCAGGATGTCGCCATGGGGGCGGAGGTCATCTCGACCGGCGGCTCCCTCAAGGTCCGGGTGGGCGACAGTCTGCTGGGGCGGGTGCTCGACGGCCTGGGCGAGCCGATGGACGGCAAGGGGCCGATTCCGAATGCCGTGGAGGTGTCCGTCACGGCGCGCCCACCGGACCCGATGAAGCGCCAGCGCGTGACCAGGCGGTTTATGACTGGCGTCCGCGCCATAGACGCCACCCTGACGGTTGGCGAAGGCCAGCGTGTCGGCGTCTTTGCGGCGGCTGGCGTGGGGAAATCCACCCTGCTCGGCATGCTGGCGCGCAATACCGAAGCCGAAGTCAACGTCATCGCGCTCATCGGCGAACGTGGCCGTGAAGTGCGCGACTTCCTCGAACATGACCTCGGACCCGAAGGTCTCAAACGCTCGGTCATCGTGGTTGCCACTTCAAACGAGCCATCGCTGGTGCGCCTCAAGGCCGCGCACGTGGCCACGGCCATTGCCGAATACTTCCGCGACCAAGGCAAAAAGGTGCTGCTGATGATGGATTCCGTGACGCGCTTTGCGCGCGCGCTGCGCGAAGTTGGTCTCGCCACGGGGGAGCCGCCGGCACGCGCCGGCTTTCCGCCTTCGGTGTTCAGCGAGTTGCCCAAGCTGCTCGAACGGACGGGCAATTCCCAGCGCGGCTCGATCACGGCCTTCTATACCGTTCTGGTCGAAGGCGACGACATGACGGAACCCATTGCCGACGAAACCCGCTCGATTCTCGACGGGCATATCATTCTCTCGCGGGCGCTGGCGGCGGCCGGGCATTATCCGGCGATTGATGTACGGCACTCGGTGTCGCGCGTCATGACGGCCGTGGCCGACAAGGACCACATCGCCAAGGCCATGAAACTGCGCGACATCCTCGACGCCTACGAGTCGCAGAAGGACCTCATTCTCATCGGGGCCTACAAAAGCGGCAAGGACAAGCGCACCGACTACGCCATTTCCAAAATTGACGCCGTCAACCAGTTTTTGCGCCAGCCTACGAGCGAGAAAGCCGATTTCCAGGACACGCTCAACCGCCTGACGAAGCTGGTTTCCTGA